A stretch of Candidatus Symbiobacter mobilis CR DNA encodes these proteins:
- a CDS encoding anhydro-N-acetylmuramic acid kinase — MFANVSALRGVAVGLMSGTSLDGVDGVLLRIDGAAFQVVARASQAMPPALAGELLALQHSGNDELHRAALASNALMEVYAHVVQQLLQDAAMDAQDIDTIGAHGQTVRHSPSPQDPLHGYTIQLANPALLAERTGIDVVADFRSRDVAAGGQGAPLVPFFHRLAFGSDGTSTAVLNLGGIANLSVLVAGADNDGIGFDCGPGNVLMDAWARRHLGQPMDRDGAWAATGRVHGDLLQRMGSDPYFHRPPPKSTGRDRFHEAWLAVHCQDFADVPAADVQATLAELTAASCADCVLRYAPGCQRLIVCGGGAYNRHVLGRIQQRLPEVQVGISDDYGLHATMVEACAFAWMALLAQHRIALPLPRVTGASGPRILGAWYPGR, encoded by the coding sequence ATGTTTGCCAACGTTAGCGCCTTACGGGGTGTGGCTGTCGGGCTGATGTCTGGCACCTCCCTCGACGGCGTGGACGGGGTGCTGTTGCGCATCGATGGGGCAGCTTTCCAGGTTGTGGCGCGCGCCAGCCAAGCCATGCCCCCCGCGTTGGCTGGCGAGCTCCTCGCGCTGCAACACAGCGGCAATGACGAATTGCACCGCGCCGCCCTGGCCTCGAACGCATTGATGGAGGTGTATGCCCACGTCGTGCAACAACTGTTGCAGGATGCCGCGATGGATGCGCAAGACATCGACACCATCGGTGCGCACGGCCAAACCGTTCGCCACAGCCCCTCCCCCCAAGACCCGCTGCACGGTTACACAATCCAGCTTGCCAACCCCGCCTTGCTGGCAGAACGAACGGGAATCGACGTCGTGGCCGATTTCCGCAGCCGGGACGTCGCCGCAGGGGGGCAAGGCGCCCCGCTCGTCCCCTTCTTCCACCGCCTTGCATTCGGCAGTGACGGCACCTCCACTGCCGTACTGAACCTCGGTGGCATCGCCAACCTATCGGTGTTGGTTGCGGGCGCCGACAACGATGGGATAGGCTTCGACTGCGGCCCCGGCAACGTGCTGATGGATGCCTGGGCGCGTCGCCACCTGGGGCAGCCCATGGATCGCGATGGGGCCTGGGCAGCTACGGGTCGGGTGCATGGGGACCTACTACAAAGGATGGGCAGCGACCCGTACTTCCATCGCCCCCCGCCCAAAAGCACAGGGCGGGATCGCTTTCACGAAGCATGGCTTGCAGTGCATTGCCAAGACTTTGCCGATGTGCCCGCCGCCGATGTCCAAGCCACGCTGGCAGAGCTGACCGCAGCCTCCTGCGCAGACTGCGTGTTGCGCTACGCCCCAGGCTGCCAACGGCTCATCGTCTGCGGTGGCGGTGCGTACAACCGGCATGTGCTGGGGCGAATCCAACAACGGCTGCCTGAAGTGCAGGTAGGCATTTCCGACGACTACGGCCTGCACGCCACGATGGTCGAAGCGTGCGCCTTCGCTTGGATGGCGCTGCTGGCCCAGCACCGCATCGCCCTGCCTCTGCCCCGCGTAACAGGTGCGAGCGGGCCTCGCATCCTGGGTGCCTGGTACCCCGGGCGGTAG
- the ruvC gene encoding crossover junction endodeoxyribonuclease RuvC, producing the protein MRILGIDPGLRTTGFGVIDTQSLTLGYVASGTISTRHLGKDPLPDRLKVLYDGVREVVERYRPDCASVEIVFVNVNPQSTLLLGQARGAVITALVSCGLPVAEYTALQMKQAVVGWGRASKGQIQEMARRLLGLSGLPGPDAADALGMALTHAHARGMVQRLSLLTAQP; encoded by the coding sequence ATGAGGATTCTCGGTATCGATCCAGGGTTGCGCACCACGGGATTTGGCGTGATCGACACCCAGTCCTTGACGCTGGGTTACGTAGCCAGTGGAACCATTTCGACCCGGCATCTGGGCAAGGACCCGCTGCCGGATCGGCTCAAAGTGCTCTACGACGGGGTGCGGGAGGTGGTTGAGCGCTACCGCCCCGATTGCGCGTCGGTCGAGATCGTTTTCGTCAACGTCAACCCGCAGTCCACCTTGTTGCTGGGGCAGGCGCGGGGCGCGGTGATCACCGCACTGGTGTCATGCGGACTGCCCGTGGCCGAGTACACGGCGTTGCAGATGAAGCAGGCTGTCGTTGGGTGGGGAAGGGCCAGCAAAGGCCAGATTCAGGAGATGGCGCGCCGCTTGCTGGGCCTTTCCGGGCTGCCCGGCCCTGATGCTGCGGATGCGCTGGGCATGGCGCTGACGCATGCTCATGCTCGCGGCATGGTGCAACGGTTGTCGTTGTTGACGGCACAGCCGTAG
- a CDS encoding M23 family metallopeptidase: MSPYSLRTAPTPPLFSSLLSSLLSSLFTRPTRQVLSLLAAVWLTGAGAALAVVSLAPDAADLPVRDVLESVANLTQIGSNADEEAGAAEPAPLLLYRSDTTRHNDTADTLLRRMGVDDPAAAAFLRNDPTARQILGRSGKFVSTESLPNRQMHRLVARWAAEEPSLDKPSPFLRLVVERTDSGFRSLLESATLERSTRLASATIRSSLFAAADAASVPDSIALELAEIFSGDIDFHRALRKGDRFSVVYETLEADGEVLRTGKVLAAEFVNRGKTYRAMWFAGSQGTGAYFTPEGLSLRKPFLASPVAFSRITSGFSMRLHPILGTMRHHRGIDYAAPTGTPIRSVGDGVVTFTGRQGGYGNVVFVQHDAKNSTVYGHLSRIDVRKGQTITQGQRIGAVGSTGWATGPHLHFEFRVSGVHIDPLTIARQAASPSLPTAMRPSFERIATQMRQHLAAARQIEPTSMQ, translated from the coding sequence TTGTCTCCCTACTCATTGCGCACTGCCCCCACACCCCCTCTTTTTTCCTCGCTGCTGTCTTCGCTACTGTCCTCACTATTTACGCGGCCGACCAGGCAAGTTCTCTCTTTGCTGGCCGCAGTGTGGCTCACGGGCGCTGGCGCTGCGTTGGCTGTGGTGTCCCTCGCCCCGGATGCTGCCGATCTTCCCGTTCGTGACGTGCTGGAATCCGTTGCGAACCTGACCCAGATTGGCAGCAATGCAGACGAGGAAGCAGGTGCCGCAGAACCCGCCCCACTGCTGCTGTATCGCTCGGACACCACGCGCCACAACGATACGGCGGATACCTTATTGCGACGCATGGGGGTCGATGACCCCGCCGCTGCCGCCTTCCTGCGCAATGACCCCACGGCCCGCCAGATTCTGGGGCGTAGCGGAAAGTTCGTCAGCACGGAATCGCTGCCCAACCGGCAGATGCATCGCCTCGTGGCGCGCTGGGCTGCGGAAGAACCCTCCTTGGACAAACCCTCTCCATTTCTCCGCCTCGTCGTCGAGCGCACGGATTCCGGCTTTCGCTCCTTGTTGGAAAGCGCAACGTTGGAACGTTCGACCCGGCTGGCCAGCGCGACGATCCGCAGCTCGCTATTTGCCGCCGCCGACGCAGCATCCGTACCGGACAGCATCGCTTTGGAATTGGCGGAAATTTTTTCCGGCGACATCGACTTCCATCGCGCCCTGCGCAAGGGAGACCGTTTTTCCGTCGTATACGAAACCCTGGAAGCAGACGGAGAAGTGCTGCGCACCGGCAAGGTTCTGGCCGCAGAGTTCGTCAACCGTGGCAAGACCTACCGGGCGATGTGGTTCGCTGGATCGCAAGGAACCGGCGCCTACTTCACCCCCGAAGGGCTAAGCCTGCGCAAGCCTTTCCTGGCGTCCCCCGTGGCGTTTTCCCGCATCACCAGCGGGTTTTCGATGCGTCTGCATCCCATCCTCGGAACGATGCGGCATCACCGTGGCATCGACTACGCTGCGCCCACCGGCACCCCCATCCGCTCGGTGGGAGACGGCGTCGTGACCTTCACGGGTCGGCAGGGAGGCTATGGCAATGTCGTCTTCGTTCAACACGATGCCAAAAACTCGACGGTGTACGGGCACCTGAGCCGTATCGATGTCCGTAAGGGGCAAACCATCACCCAAGGGCAACGCATCGGCGCAGTGGGATCCACTGGCTGGGCAACCGGCCCGCATCTGCACTTCGAGTTCCGCGTATCCGGCGTCCACATCGACCCCCTGACCATCGCACGCCAAGCTGCCTCCCCATCCTTGCCGACTGCGATGCGTCCTTCTTTCGAACGCATCGCCACCCAGATGCGCCAGCACCTCGCTGCTGCGCGGCAAATCGAACCCACCAGCATGCAATGA